In a genomic window of Nocardiopsis mwathae:
- a CDS encoding SDR family NAD(P)-dependent oxidoreductase, whose protein sequence is MAESLGTPQGTRAPTALVTGGAGGIGRAVCAALAEAGAEVIVCDLDEHRAREVARTLPAGRAVGIDLGDRSRVEAGVARIRGIAPHVDVLVHNAGIGVLGPFAESDPADWDLMWRVNTRAPMLLTRAFLPGMIARGRGRLVFVSSDGARAGAGGEGAYAATKSALFGLAKTLARETARYGVTSNVVCPGPTDTPMLREVGARHPGLVAELTRRIPAGRLGTPADVAAAVAFLASPSAAYITGQTLSVSGGITMQ, encoded by the coding sequence ATGGCCGAGTCGCTTGGCACACCGCAGGGAACCCGCGCCCCCACCGCGCTCGTCACCGGCGGCGCGGGCGGTATCGGTCGCGCCGTCTGCGCGGCACTCGCCGAGGCGGGGGCCGAGGTCATCGTGTGCGACCTCGACGAACACCGGGCGCGGGAGGTCGCCCGGACCCTGCCCGCGGGCCGGGCCGTCGGCATCGACCTGGGGGACCGGTCCCGGGTGGAGGCGGGCGTGGCACGGATCCGCGGCATCGCCCCGCACGTCGACGTGCTCGTGCACAACGCGGGCATCGGTGTCCTCGGCCCCTTCGCCGAGAGCGACCCCGCCGACTGGGACCTCATGTGGCGGGTGAACACCCGCGCCCCCATGCTGCTCACCCGCGCGTTCCTGCCCGGGATGATCGCGCGCGGCCGCGGCCGCCTGGTGTTCGTCTCCTCCGACGGCGCCCGCGCCGGGGCGGGCGGGGAGGGCGCCTATGCGGCCACCAAGTCGGCCCTGTTCGGCCTGGCCAAGACCCTGGCCAGGGAGACGGCCCGGTACGGGGTGACCAGCAACGTGGTCTGCCCCGGCCCGACCGACACCCCCATGCTGCGCGAGGTCGGTGCCCGCCACCCCGGTCTCGTGGCCGAGCTCACCCGGCGGATCCCCGCCGGCCGCCTCGGCACCCCCGCCGACGTGGCTGCGGCGGTCGCCTTCCTCGCCTCCCCGTCCGCCGCCTACATCACCGGCCAGACGCTGTCGGTCAGCGGCGGGATCACCATGCAATGA
- a CDS encoding Zn-ribbon domain-containing OB-fold protein: MNTQQQRPHPAPTALTEPYWAACRAGRLAIQRCADCRRYVHFPEPACPFCRSRSLGFEPVSGRGRVVTYTVVHRPFVPGFADLAPYPVAWVELAEQPGLRAFGGIRDCAPDDLAIGMPVAVTFTELPGFGPIPDFRPR; encoded by the coding sequence ATGAACACCCAGCAGCAGCGACCGCACCCCGCCCCCACCGCGCTGACCGAGCCCTACTGGGCCGCATGCCGTGCGGGCCGGCTCGCCATCCAGCGGTGCGCCGACTGCCGCCGCTACGTCCACTTCCCCGAGCCGGCCTGCCCGTTCTGCCGCTCCCGCTCACTCGGCTTCGAACCCGTCTCGGGCCGCGGCCGCGTCGTCACCTACACCGTCGTCCACCGCCCCTTCGTCCCCGGCTTCGCCGACCTGGCCCCCTACCCCGTGGCCTGGGTGGAGTTGGCCGAACAGCCCGGCCTGCGCGCCTTCGGCGGGATCCGGGACTGCGCACCCGACGACCTCGCCATCGGCATGCCGGTGGCCGTCACCTTCACCGAACTCCCCGGCTTCGGCCCGATCCCCGACTTCCGCCCCCGATGA